The following are encoded together in the Serratia nematodiphila DZ0503SBS1 genome:
- the uca gene encoding urea carboxylase yields MFTTVLIANRGEIACRAIRTLKRLGITSVAVYSDADRNAPHVTEADRAVALGGDKAADSYLRIDKILAAAAATGAQAIYPGYGFLSESAEFAEACEAAGIAFIGPTAAQMREFGLKHRARELAALAGVPMTPGTGLLESVEQAVAAAARIGYPVMLKSTAGGGGIGLTRCDDEAALRDAYDSVKRLGEQFFRDAGAFIERFVDRARHVEVQIFGDGQGRVAALGERDCSLQRRNQKVVEETPAPHLPAATRQALHRAAVALGESVNYRSAGTVEFIYDAARDEFYFLEVNTRLQVEHPVTEMVTGLDLIACMLQVAAGDALDWAALRRAPQGAAIEVRLYAEDPLKNFQPSPGVLTEVHFPDDVRLDGWVATGSEVSAFYDPMIAKLIVHGADRAQALEKLRVALAATRLHGIATNLDYLRQVIATPQFQRGDVWTRLLDDLRFQPHCLEVLQPGTYSSVQDYPGRLGYWDIGVPPSGPMDDFAFRLANRIVGNHPAAAGLEFTLQGPTLRFHCDATIALTGASCPADLDGEAVAYWRPITVRAGQVLTLGRATHGCRTYLAVRNGFDVPVYLGSRSTFALGQFGGHAGRTLRVADMLAIAQPALAASTTPVPIAAPQAMDDSLIPHYGDQWHIGVLYGPHGAPDFFTAESIEAFFATDWQVHYNSNRLGVRLAGPKPEWAREDGGEAGLHPSNVHDCEYAIGAINFTGDFPVILTRDGPSLGGFVCPVTIAKAELWKVGQVKPGDRIRFHPIGFRQAQSLEQAQLGSIEALAAVKAITLPPPDLAPADSVSAAVLAALPAAEGRPAVAYRQAGDGYILMEYGDNVLDLALRLRIHLLMQSLRQEAIPGVAELAPGVRSLQIRYDSRQISQADLLQRLLARERALGDVSRLKVPTRTVWLPMAFEDSATLGAVDRYQQTVRASAPWLPNNVDFIQRINGLSRREQVRDILFDASYLILGLGDVYLGAPCAVPLDPRHRLLSSKYNPARTHTAEGTVGIGGMYMCIYGMDSPGGYQLVGRTLPIWNKFLKNPQFTAGEPWLLRFFDQVRFYPVSEQELDEQREAFREGRMQVRIEESEFDFAAYTRFLADNAGEIADFQHRQQQAFSAEVARWRSDDDEAEAQLLPPEEEDAVDGDLVSADLNGSVWKILVEPGQAVAAGQPLIVVEAMKMELAVTAPRAGIVKRISCRQGRPVGPGDALLWLEKAV; encoded by the coding sequence ATGTTTACTACCGTACTGATCGCTAACCGCGGCGAAATTGCCTGCCGCGCCATTCGCACCCTGAAACGCCTGGGCATAACCAGCGTGGCGGTCTATTCAGACGCCGACCGCAATGCGCCGCACGTCACCGAAGCCGACAGGGCGGTGGCGCTCGGCGGCGACAAGGCCGCAGACAGCTACCTGCGCATCGACAAGATCCTTGCGGCGGCCGCCGCCACCGGCGCGCAGGCGATCTACCCCGGCTACGGCTTTTTGTCCGAGAGCGCCGAGTTTGCCGAAGCCTGCGAGGCGGCGGGCATCGCCTTTATCGGCCCGACGGCGGCGCAGATGCGCGAGTTCGGCCTCAAGCACCGGGCGCGCGAGCTGGCGGCGTTGGCCGGGGTGCCGATGACGCCGGGCACCGGCTTGCTGGAGAGCGTTGAGCAGGCGGTCGCCGCCGCCGCGCGCATCGGCTACCCGGTGATGCTGAAAAGCACCGCCGGCGGCGGCGGCATCGGCCTGACGCGCTGTGACGACGAGGCGGCGCTGCGCGACGCCTACGACAGCGTCAAACGGCTGGGGGAGCAGTTCTTCCGCGACGCCGGCGCCTTTATCGAACGCTTCGTCGATCGGGCGCGCCACGTCGAGGTGCAGATTTTCGGCGATGGCCAGGGGCGGGTGGCGGCGCTCGGCGAGCGCGACTGTTCGCTGCAGCGCCGCAACCAAAAGGTGGTGGAGGAAACCCCGGCGCCGCATCTGCCGGCGGCGACCCGCCAGGCGCTGCATCGGGCGGCGGTGGCGCTGGGCGAGTCGGTGAATTACCGCAGCGCCGGCACGGTGGAGTTCATTTACGACGCCGCGCGCGACGAGTTTTATTTCCTGGAAGTGAACACCCGCTTACAGGTAGAGCACCCGGTTACCGAGATGGTCACCGGCCTGGATCTGATCGCATGCATGCTGCAGGTGGCGGCGGGCGACGCGTTGGATTGGGCGGCGTTGCGCCGCGCGCCGCAGGGCGCGGCGATCGAGGTGCGCCTCTATGCCGAAGATCCGCTGAAAAACTTCCAGCCCAGCCCCGGCGTGCTGACCGAGGTGCATTTCCCTGACGACGTGCGCCTCGACGGCTGGGTGGCGACCGGCAGCGAAGTTTCGGCGTTTTACGACCCGATGATCGCCAAGCTGATCGTGCACGGCGCTGACCGGGCGCAGGCGCTGGAAAAACTGCGCGTGGCGCTGGCGGCGACCCGTTTGCACGGCATCGCCACCAACCTCGACTATCTGCGGCAGGTGATCGCCACGCCGCAATTTCAGCGCGGCGACGTCTGGACGCGCCTGCTGGACGATTTGCGTTTCCAGCCGCACTGCCTCGAAGTGCTGCAACCCGGCACCTACAGCAGCGTGCAGGATTATCCCGGCCGCCTCGGCTATTGGGACATCGGCGTGCCGCCGTCCGGCCCGATGGACGACTTCGCGTTTCGGCTGGCCAACCGCATCGTCGGCAACCACCCGGCGGCGGCCGGGCTGGAGTTTACCCTGCAGGGGCCGACGCTGCGCTTTCACTGCGACGCCACCATCGCGCTGACGGGCGCCAGCTGCCCGGCCGATCTGGACGGCGAGGCGGTTGCGTATTGGCGGCCGATTACGGTGCGGGCCGGGCAGGTGCTGACGCTGGGGCGCGCTACGCACGGCTGCCGCACCTATCTGGCGGTGCGTAACGGCTTCGACGTGCCGGTGTACCTCGGCAGCCGCTCCACCTTCGCGCTCGGGCAGTTCGGCGGCCACGCCGGGCGCACCTTGCGCGTGGCGGACATGCTGGCGATCGCCCAACCGGCGCTGGCGGCCAGCACCACGCCGGTGCCGATCGCCGCGCCGCAGGCGATGGACGACAGCCTGATCCCGCACTACGGCGATCAATGGCACATCGGCGTGCTGTACGGGCCGCACGGCGCGCCGGACTTTTTCACCGCTGAATCGATAGAGGCCTTCTTCGCCACCGACTGGCAGGTGCATTACAACTCCAACCGCCTCGGCGTGCGCCTGGCGGGGCCGAAGCCCGAGTGGGCGCGGGAGGACGGCGGCGAGGCCGGTTTGCATCCTTCCAACGTGCACGACTGCGAGTACGCCATCGGCGCGATCAACTTCACCGGCGACTTCCCGGTGATCCTGACCCGCGACGGGCCGAGCCTCGGCGGCTTCGTCTGCCCGGTGACCATTGCCAAGGCCGAACTGTGGAAAGTGGGGCAGGTGAAGCCGGGCGACCGCATCCGGTTCCATCCGATCGGCTTCCGGCAGGCGCAGTCGCTGGAGCAGGCGCAGCTTGGCAGCATCGAAGCGCTGGCGGCGGTGAAGGCCATCACCCTGCCGCCGCCGGATCTGGCCCCGGCGGACAGCGTTTCCGCCGCGGTACTGGCAGCGCTGCCGGCGGCGGAGGGGCGCCCGGCGGTGGCGTATCGCCAGGCGGGGGACGGTTACATCCTGATGGAGTACGGTGACAACGTGCTCGATCTGGCGCTGCGCCTGCGCATTCATCTGCTGATGCAGTCGCTGCGGCAGGAGGCGATCCCGGGCGTGGCGGAGCTGGCGCCGGGCGTGCGTTCGCTGCAGATCCGCTACGACAGCCGGCAGATAAGCCAGGCCGACCTGTTGCAGCGCCTGCTGGCGCGCGAACGGGCGCTGGGGGACGTCAGCCGGCTGAAGGTGCCGACGCGTACCGTCTGGCTGCCGATGGCGTTCGAGGATTCGGCCACGCTGGGGGCGGTGGATCGCTATCAGCAGACGGTGCGCGCCTCGGCGCCCTGGCTGCCGAACAACGTCGATTTCATTCAGCGCATCAACGGCCTGAGCCGACGCGAGCAGGTGCGCGACATTCTGTTCGACGCCAGCTACCTGATCCTCGGGCTGGGAGACGTGTACCTCGGCGCGCCCTGCGCGGTGCCGCTCGATCCGCGCCATCGCCTGCTGAGCTCCAAATACAACCCGGCGCGCACCCACACCGCCGAAGGGACGGTCGGTATCGGCGGCATGTACATGTGCATCTACGGCATGGACTCGCCGGGCGGTTACCAGCTGGTGGGGCGCACGCTGCCGATCTGGAACAAATTCCTCAAAAACCCGCAGTTCACCGCCGGTGAACCCTGGCTGCTGCGCTTTTTCGATCAGGTGCGCTTCTACCCGGTCAGCGAGCAAGAGCTGGACGAGCAGCGCGAAGCGTTCCGCGAAGGGCGCATGCAGGTGCGCATCGAAGAGAGCGAGTTCGACTTCGCCGCCTACACCCGTTTCCTGGCCGACAACGCCGGGGAGATCGCCGATTTCCAGCATCGTCAGCAGCAGGCGTTCAGCGCCGAAGTGGCGCGCTGGCGCAGCGATGACGACGAGGCCGAGGCGCAGCTGTTGCCGCCGGAGGAAGAAGACGCCGTCGATGGCGATCTGGTCAGCGCCGATCTGAACGGCAGCGTGTGGAAGATCCTGGTGGAACCGGGGCAGGCGGTGGCGGCCGGGCAGCCGCTGATCGTGGTCGAGGCGATGAAAATGGAGCTGGCGGTCACCGCGCCGCGCGCCGGGATCGTTAAGCGCATCAGCTGCCGGCAGGGGCGGCCGGTCGGGCCGGGCGACGCCCTGCTGTGGCTGGAAAAGGCGGTCTGA
- a CDS encoding type II toxin-antitoxin system RelE/ParE family toxin, with product MHQAFDNLGHHQLGRNLDAIGPGLGVLPVANHLIYFRQHRREVNIIRVLHHSRDPLSQSFFS from the coding sequence CTGCATCAGGCTTTCGATAACCTTGGCCACCACCAACTCGGCAGAAACCTCGATGCAATCGGCCCCGGCCTAGGGGTATTGCCCGTCGCCAACCACCTGATTTATTTTCGACAGCACAGGCGGGAGGTGAATATCATCAGAGTGCTGCATCATTCCCGCGATCCGCTCAGCCAATCCTTTTTCAGCTGA
- a CDS encoding GntR family transcriptional regulator produces the protein MQITNGEHKARPEGLAERIYLQLKADIFEFRLLPGDRFSESEVAQRMAASRTPVRQALFRLEREGYVEVLFRSGWQVRPFDFAYFEELYDLRIVLEQEAVKRLCERPAGETPGALAALSRFWAEAPRLADGKAVSQHDEQFHQALVAAAGNGEMARIHRELTEKIRIIRRLDFTQQARVDATYREHAAILQAILQRQSGAAQTLLGEHIAVSKAEVRKITLHMLHQARAQQPARSA, from the coding sequence ATGCAAATCACCAACGGAGAGCACAAGGCGCGCCCGGAGGGGCTGGCGGAGCGCATTTATCTGCAGCTCAAGGCCGACATCTTCGAGTTTCGCCTGCTGCCGGGCGATCGCTTCAGCGAAAGCGAGGTGGCGCAGCGCATGGCGGCCAGCCGCACGCCGGTGCGCCAGGCGCTGTTCCGGCTGGAGCGCGAAGGCTATGTCGAGGTGTTGTTTCGCAGCGGCTGGCAGGTGCGGCCGTTCGATTTCGCCTACTTCGAAGAGCTGTACGACCTGCGCATCGTGCTGGAACAAGAGGCGGTGAAACGGCTGTGCGAACGCCCGGCCGGGGAAACGCCAGGCGCGCTGGCGGCGCTGAGCCGTTTTTGGGCCGAAGCGCCGCGACTGGCGGACGGCAAGGCGGTGTCGCAGCACGATGAGCAGTTTCATCAGGCGTTGGTGGCCGCGGCGGGCAACGGCGAAATGGCGCGCATTCACCGCGAACTGACCGAAAAGATCCGCATCATTCGCCGGCTGGATTTCACCCAGCAGGCGCGGGTGGACGCTACCTACCGCGAACACGCCGCCATTTTGCAGGCGATCCTGCAGCGGCAAAGCGGGGCGGCGCAAACGCTGCTCGGCGAGCACATCGCCGTCAGCAAGGCAGAGGTACGAAAAATAACGCTGCACATGTTGCACCAGGCGCGGGCTCAGCAGCCTGCGCGCTCGGCGTAA
- the urtC gene encoding urea ABC transporter permease subunit UrtC yields the protein MSQPLTVTGVQKAPRLALSIGGLALLALLVMPFMTLLPADHPLAVSTYTLTLAGKILCYAVVAVALDLVWGYAGLLSLGHGLFFALGGYAMGMYLMRQAAGDGLPAFMAFLSWNELPWFWSGTQHFAWALCLIVLVPGLLAFLFGYFAFRSKIKGVYFSIMTQALTYAGMLLFFRNETGFGGNNGFTGFTTLLGFPITAAGTRVALFLATVLLLAASLAIGFALARSKFGRVLTAVRDAENRLTFCGYDPKGFKLFVWTLSAVLCGLAGALYVPQVGIINPGEMSPTNSIEAAIWVALGGRGTLVGPLLGAGIVNGAKSWFTMAIPEYWQFFLGLMFIVVTLFLPKGVIGLLRRRKSL from the coding sequence ATGAGCCAACCATTGACCGTAACCGGCGTGCAGAAAGCGCCCCGGCTGGCGTTGAGCATCGGCGGGTTGGCGTTGCTGGCGCTGCTGGTGATGCCGTTCATGACGCTGTTGCCGGCGGATCATCCGCTGGCGGTGTCCACCTATACCCTGACGCTGGCGGGCAAGATCCTGTGCTACGCGGTGGTGGCGGTGGCGCTCGATCTGGTGTGGGGCTATGCTGGGCTGCTGTCGCTCGGCCACGGGCTGTTCTTCGCGCTCGGCGGCTACGCCATGGGCATGTACCTGATGCGGCAGGCGGCGGGCGACGGGCTGCCGGCGTTTATGGCATTCCTCTCCTGGAATGAGCTGCCGTGGTTCTGGAGCGGCACCCAGCATTTCGCCTGGGCGCTGTGCCTGATCGTGCTGGTGCCGGGCCTGCTGGCCTTTCTGTTCGGCTATTTCGCCTTTCGCTCGAAAATCAAAGGGGTGTATTTCTCGATCATGACCCAGGCGCTGACCTATGCCGGCATGCTGCTGTTCTTTCGCAACGAGACCGGCTTCGGCGGCAATAACGGCTTTACCGGTTTCACCACGCTGCTCGGCTTTCCCATCACCGCCGCCGGCACGCGGGTGGCGCTGTTCCTGGCGACGGTGCTGCTGCTGGCCGCCAGCCTGGCCATCGGCTTTGCCCTGGCGCGCAGCAAGTTCGGCCGGGTGCTGACTGCAGTGCGCGATGCGGAAAACCGCCTGACCTTCTGCGGCTACGATCCGAAGGGCTTCAAGCTGTTCGTCTGGACGCTGTCGGCGGTGCTGTGCGGGCTGGCCGGCGCGCTCTATGTGCCGCAGGTCGGCATCATCAACCCCGGCGAAATGTCGCCGACCAACTCGATCGAGGCCGCCATCTGGGTGGCGCTCGGCGGGCGCGGCACGCTGGTGGGGCCGCTGCTCGGCGCCGGCATCGTCAACGGCGCCAAGAGCTGGTTCACCATGGCCATTCCCGAATACTGGCAGTTCTTCCTCGGCCTGATGTTTATCGTCGTCACGCTGTTTCTCCCGAAAGGGGTGATCGGCCTGCTGCGGCGGAGGAAAAGCTTATGA
- the urtA gene encoding urea ABC transporter substrate-binding protein — MQRRRFIKAFALSAAAIGLGLAWSAQAADTIKVGILSSLSGTMAISETPLKDVALMTIDEINAKGGVLGKKLEPVVVDPASNWPLFAEKARQLLSQDKVAAVFGCWTSVSRKSVLPVFEELNGLLFYPVQYEGEEMSPNVFYTGAAPNQQAIPAVEYLLSEDGGGAKRFFLLGTDYVYPRTTNKILRAFLHSKGVQDKDIEEVYTPFGYSDYQTIVANIKKFAAGGNTAVISTINGDSNVPFYKELANQGVKATDVPVIAFSVGEEELRGIDTKPLVGNLAAWNYFESLDNPTNKQFVSQWKAYAKAHNLPNYATAVTNDPMEATYVGLHMWAQAVEKAGTTDVDKVRAAMAGQTFAAPSGFTLTMDKTNHHLHKPVMIGEIESNGQFNVVWQTEAPVRAQPWSPYIAGNDKKPDYPVKGGK, encoded by the coding sequence ATGCAACGTCGTCGTTTTATCAAAGCTTTTGCGCTGTCCGCCGCCGCGATCGGCCTGGGCCTGGCCTGGAGCGCGCAGGCCGCCGACACCATCAAGGTCGGCATTCTGAGTTCGCTCTCCGGCACCATGGCGATTTCCGAGACGCCGCTGAAGGATGTGGCGCTGATGACCATCGACGAGATCAACGCCAAAGGCGGGGTGCTCGGCAAAAAGCTGGAGCCGGTGGTGGTGGATCCGGCCTCCAACTGGCCGCTGTTCGCCGAAAAGGCGCGCCAGCTGCTGAGCCAGGACAAGGTGGCGGCGGTGTTCGGCTGCTGGACTTCAGTGTCGCGCAAGTCGGTGCTGCCGGTGTTTGAGGAGCTTAACGGACTGTTGTTCTATCCGGTGCAATACGAAGGCGAAGAGATGTCGCCGAACGTGTTCTACACCGGCGCGGCGCCGAACCAGCAGGCGATCCCGGCGGTGGAATACCTGCTGAGCGAGGACGGCGGCGGCGCCAAGCGCTTCTTCCTGTTGGGCACCGATTACGTCTATCCGCGCACCACCAACAAGATCCTGCGCGCTTTCCTGCACAGCAAAGGCGTGCAGGACAAGGATATCGAAGAGGTCTACACGCCGTTCGGCTACAGCGATTACCAGACCATCGTCGCCAACATCAAAAAATTCGCCGCCGGCGGCAACACCGCAGTGATCTCCACCATCAACGGCGATTCCAACGTGCCGTTCTACAAAGAACTCGCCAACCAGGGCGTCAAGGCCACCGACGTGCCGGTGATCGCCTTCTCGGTCGGCGAGGAAGAGCTGCGCGGCATCGACACCAAACCGCTGGTGGGCAACCTGGCGGCCTGGAACTACTTCGAATCGCTGGATAACCCGACCAACAAACAGTTTGTCAGCCAGTGGAAAGCCTACGCCAAGGCGCACAACCTGCCGAATTACGCCACTGCGGTGACCAACGACCCGATGGAGGCCACCTACGTCGGCCTCCACATGTGGGCGCAGGCGGTAGAAAAGGCCGGCACCACCGACGTCGATAAGGTGCGCGCGGCGATGGCCGGGCAAACCTTCGCCGCGCCGTCGGGCTTCACGCTGACCATGGACAAAACCAACCACCACCTGCACAAACCGGTGATGATTGGCGAAATCGAGAGCAACGGCCAGTTCAACGTGGTGTGGCAGACCGAAGCGCCGGTGCGCGCGCAGCCGTGGAGCCCCTATATCGCCGGCAACGACAAAAAACCGGATTACCCGGTGAAAGGCGGCAAGTAA
- the urtE gene encoding urea ABC transporter ATP-binding subunit UrtE — MLQVEELNQYYGGSHILRGLSFEARIGEVTCLLGRNGVGKTTLLKCLMGLIPARSGSVRWQGETITAKKPHQRVQAGIAYVPQGREIFPRLTVEENLLMGLARFSGADARAVPDPIYDLFPVLRQMKDRRGGDLSGGQQQQLAIGRALACRPQLLILDEPTEGIQPSVIKEIGAVVKQLAARGDMAILLVEQFYDFAADLADSYLVMSRGSIVQRGAGSNMEQDGVRGLVAI; from the coding sequence ATGCTGCAGGTAGAAGAATTGAATCAATATTACGGCGGCAGCCACATTCTGCGCGGCTTGTCGTTCGAGGCGCGCATCGGCGAGGTGACCTGCCTGCTGGGGCGCAACGGCGTGGGCAAGACCACGCTGCTGAAATGCCTGATGGGGCTGATCCCGGCGCGCAGCGGCAGCGTCCGTTGGCAGGGCGAAACCATCACCGCTAAAAAGCCGCACCAGCGGGTGCAGGCGGGCATCGCCTATGTGCCGCAGGGGCGGGAAATCTTCCCGCGCCTGACGGTGGAGGAAAATCTGCTGATGGGGCTGGCGCGCTTTTCCGGCGCCGACGCGCGCGCGGTGCCGGATCCGATCTATGATTTGTTTCCGGTGCTGCGGCAGATGAAGGATCGGCGCGGCGGCGATCTCTCCGGCGGGCAGCAACAGCAGCTGGCGATCGGCCGGGCGCTGGCCTGCCGGCCGCAGCTGTTGATCCTCGACGAACCGACGGAAGGGATCCAACCTTCGGTGATCAAGGAGATCGGCGCAGTGGTCAAACAGCTGGCGGCGCGCGGCGATATGGCGATCCTGCTGGTGGAGCAGTTCTATGACTTCGCCGCCGATCTGGCGGACAGCTATCTGGTGATGTCGCGCGGCAGCATCGTGCAGCGTGGCGCCGGCAGCAATATGGAACAGGACGGCGTACGCGGGCTGGTGGCGATTTGA
- the urtB gene encoding urea ABC transporter permease subunit UrtB, with product MQSPFLSFLRVGLWLLCAWPLLAQAGPADEFAAATRAQQAKLLQAWAAEPDPARLPLLQGLQQETVAIDEAKRAFIRQGDRYLPLEGEAAPVGEPKKVWLNNRLRILIANALSAQRLVSADAAVRLQAATALQREAQGEQLPLLTRRLAQEKDPQVRDALSIALANLQLTDASPQVRFNAVRLLGESGEPETRARLQALTDAANEPDAAVRAEAQRSLQRVQHRLMIGDLLGQAFSGLSLGSILLLAALGLAITYGLLGVINMAHGEMLMLGAYSAYLVQGLFQQFAPQWLALYPLAALPVAFAITAGIGMALERTVIRHLYGRPLETLLATWGISLVLIQLVRVLFGAQNVEVANPAWLSGGVQLLPNLVLPWNRIAVIAFVLLVLALTWLLLNKTRLGMNVRAVTQNRAMAACCGVPTGRVDMLAFGLGSGIAGLGGVALSQLGNVGPELGQGYIIDSFLVVVLGGVGQLAGTVAAAFGLGIVNKILEPQIGAVLGKILILVLIVLFIQKRPQGLFALKGRVID from the coding sequence ATGCAATCTCCGTTTTTATCCTTTTTGCGCGTCGGGCTGTGGCTGCTGTGCGCCTGGCCCCTGCTGGCGCAGGCCGGGCCGGCCGATGAGTTCGCGGCGGCCACTCGCGCGCAGCAGGCCAAACTGCTGCAGGCGTGGGCGGCCGAGCCGGATCCCGCGCGCCTGCCGTTGCTGCAGGGGCTGCAGCAGGAAACCGTGGCGATCGACGAAGCGAAGCGCGCCTTTATCCGCCAGGGCGATCGCTATCTGCCGCTTGAAGGTGAGGCGGCCCCGGTTGGCGAACCGAAGAAGGTGTGGCTGAACAACCGGCTGCGCATTCTGATCGCCAACGCGTTGTCGGCGCAGCGGTTGGTCAGCGCGGACGCGGCGGTGCGGCTGCAGGCGGCGACCGCGCTGCAGCGCGAGGCGCAGGGCGAGCAGTTGCCGCTGTTGACCCGGCGGCTGGCGCAGGAGAAAGACCCGCAGGTACGCGATGCGCTGAGCATTGCGCTGGCCAACCTGCAATTGACTGACGCCAGCCCGCAGGTGCGCTTCAATGCGGTGCGGCTGCTGGGGGAATCGGGCGAGCCGGAAACCCGCGCGCGGCTGCAGGCGTTGACCGACGCGGCCAATGAGCCGGACGCCGCGGTGCGCGCCGAGGCGCAACGCAGCCTGCAGCGCGTGCAGCATCGCCTGATGATCGGCGATCTGCTCGGCCAGGCGTTCAGCGGCCTGTCGCTCGGTTCGATCCTGCTGTTGGCGGCGCTTGGTCTGGCGATCACCTACGGCCTGCTCGGCGTCATCAATATGGCGCACGGCGAAATGCTGATGCTCGGCGCCTATTCGGCCTATCTGGTGCAGGGGCTGTTTCAACAGTTTGCGCCGCAGTGGCTGGCGCTCTATCCGTTGGCGGCGCTGCCGGTGGCGTTCGCCATCACCGCCGGGATCGGCATGGCGCTGGAGCGCACGGTGATCCGCCACCTGTACGGCCGGCCGCTGGAAACCCTGCTGGCTACCTGGGGCATCAGCCTGGTACTGATCCAGCTGGTGCGGGTGCTGTTCGGCGCGCAGAACGTCGAGGTCGCCAACCCGGCGTGGCTGTCGGGCGGCGTGCAGCTGTTGCCGAACCTGGTGTTGCCGTGGAACCGCATCGCGGTGATCGCGTTCGTGCTGCTGGTGCTGGCGTTGACCTGGCTGCTGCTGAACAAGACCCGGCTCGGCATGAACGTGCGCGCGGTGACGCAAAACCGCGCGATGGCGGCCTGCTGCGGCGTGCCTACCGGCCGGGTGGACATGCTGGCCTTCGGGCTGGGATCCGGCATCGCCGGGCTCGGCGGGGTGGCGCTGTCGCAGCTGGGCAACGTCGGGCCGGAGCTGGGGCAAGGTTACATCATCGATTCGTTCCTGGTGGTGGTGCTCGGTGGCGTCGGCCAGCTGGCGGGGACGGTGGCGGCGGCCTTTGGCCTCGGCATCGTCAATAAGATCCTCGAACCGCAGATCGGCGCCGTGCTGGGCAAGATCCTGATCCTGGTGCTGATCGTTCTGTTTATTCAAAAGCGTCCGCAGGGGCTGTTCGCCCTTAAGGGCAGGGTGATTGACTGA
- a CDS encoding type II toxin-antitoxin system ParD family antitoxin, whose translation MGRTLTVDLGDELRSFVEDLVASGDYRTPSEVIRESVRTLRERTAASKLEELRRLIAEGENSGEAVEWDRDVFMERIRSKAKGCAGE comes from the coding sequence ATGGGCAGAACACTAACGGTAGATCTGGGTGACGAACTGCGTAGCTTCGTCGAAGACCTGGTGGCCAGCGGCGATTACCGCACGCCCAGCGAAGTCATCCGCGAATCCGTGCGCACTTTGCGCGAACGTACCGCCGCCTCAAAGCTGGAAGAGCTTAGGCGCTTGATCGCTGAAGGAGAGAACAGCGGCGAAGCCGTCGAATGGGATCGTGATGTGTTCATGGAAAGAATACGCAGCAAAGCAAAAGGATGCGCAGGAGAGTAA
- the urtD gene encoding urea ABC transporter ATP-binding protein UrtD: MKAMQVTDELFTHPLPADKYRQQTDPVLQLDNVNVSFDGFRALTDLSLRIGVGELRCVIGPNGAGKTTLMDVITGKTRPDSGRVFYDQTVDLTRLAPMQIAHAGIGRKFQKPTVFEALTVFENLEIAQKTRKSVWACLRARLSSEQRDRIDEMLKTLRLGHERHRPAGLLSHGQKQFLEIGMLLVQEPHLLLLDEPAAGMTDAETDYTAELFRELAGKHSLMVVEHDMGFVETIADRVTVLHQGQVLAEGSLAQVQADERVIEVYLGR; encoded by the coding sequence ATGAAGGCGATGCAAGTGACCGACGAACTGTTTACCCATCCGCTGCCGGCGGACAAATACCGGCAGCAAACCGATCCGGTGTTGCAGCTCGACAACGTCAACGTCAGCTTCGACGGTTTTCGCGCGCTGACCGATCTGTCGCTGCGCATTGGCGTCGGCGAACTGCGCTGCGTGATCGGCCCCAACGGCGCCGGCAAGACCACGCTGATGGATGTGATCACCGGCAAAACCCGGCCGGACAGCGGCAGGGTGTTTTACGATCAGACCGTCGATCTGACCCGGCTGGCGCCGATGCAGATCGCCCACGCCGGCATTGGCCGCAAGTTTCAAAAACCGACGGTGTTCGAGGCGCTGACGGTGTTCGAAAATCTGGAGATCGCCCAGAAAACCCGCAAGTCGGTGTGGGCCTGCCTGCGCGCCCGTTTAAGCAGTGAGCAGCGCGACCGCATCGACGAGATGCTGAAGACCCTGCGGCTGGGGCATGAACGCCACCGGCCCGCCGGGCTGCTGTCCCACGGGCAGAAACAGTTTCTCGAGATCGGCATGCTGCTGGTGCAGGAGCCGCACCTGCTGCTGCTCGACGAGCCGGCGGCCGGCATGACCGACGCCGAAACCGACTACACCGCCGAACTGTTCCGCGAGCTGGCGGGCAAGCATTCGCTGATGGTGGTGGAGCACGATATGGGGTTTGTGGAGACCATCGCCGATCGCGTGACGGTGCTGCATCAGGGGCAGGTGCTGGCGGAAGGATCGCTGGCGCAGGTGCAGGCCGATGAACGGGTGATTGAGGTATATCTGGGGCGCTGA